TGCCCCAGGAGAGACAAGGCTCACCGCCGTCTCCGCTCCCGACCTGCGCCCGGGTGGGCGAACGGGCGGGCATCGTGGTCGACCACGATGCCCGCCCGTGCTGTGAGCAGGTGTTTCGTCCAGGTGAGAGCTCTACTGCGAAACGACCGCCGGGTCCGGTGACTTCGACGACCGCTCGGCGGCGTTGTCTTCGTCACCCACCGCGACCGACCGCCTCTTCGAGATGTACACCGCGCCGACGATGACCAGGATCGCCAGGGTCGCGATCACCGCCCGCACGCCGGCGTTGGCGTCGTCGCCGTAACTGAACTGCACGACCGCGGGCGCGATGAGCAGCGCCACGAGGTTCATCACCTTCAGCAACGGGTTGATCGCCGGGCCCGCGGTGTCCTTGAACGGATCGCCGACCGTGTCACCGATCACCGTCGCCGCGTGCGCCTCACTGCCCTTTCCGCCGTGGTGCCCGTCCTCGACGAGCTTCTTGGCGTTGTCCCACGCGCCACCGGAGTTGGCGAGGAAGACGGCCATGAGGGTGCCCGTGCCGATCGCGCCGGCGAGGTACGAACCGAGGGCTCCGACGCCGAGCGTGAAGCCGACCGCGATGGGCGCCATGACGGCGAGCAGACCCGGTGTGGCCAGCTCGCGCAGGGCGTCCTTGGTGCAGATGTCGACGACGCGTCCGTACTCCGGCTTCTCGCTGTAGTCCATGATCCCGGGGTGCTCGCGGAACTGCCGCCGCACCTCGAAGACCACGGAACCGGCGGACCGGGACACGGCGTTGATCGCCAGCCCGGAGAACAGGAAGACGACAGCGGAGCCGAGGACCAGACCCACCAGGTTGTTGGGCTGGGAGATGTCCAGACTCAGGCCCATCTCCCCGGCCTTGGCGCTCACCTCCGCGACCGCGGTGGCGATCGCGTCCCGGTACGAGCCGAAGAGCGCGGCCGCCGCGAGCACGGCCGTCGCGATGGCAATGCCCTTGGTGATCGCCTTGGTGGTGTTGCCGACGGCGTCCAGGTCGGTGAGGACCTGCGCCCCGGCACCCTCGACGTCACCGGACATCTCCGCGATGCCCTGGGCGTTGTCCGAGACCGGCCCGAAGGTGTCCATCGCGACGATGACACCGACGGTGGTGAGGAGTCCGGTACCGGCGAGGGCCACGGCGAACAGCGCGAGCATGATCGACGTACCGCCGAGCAGGAATGCCCCGTACACGCCGAGGCCGATCAACAGCGCGGTGTAGACGGCGGATTCCAGACCGATGGAGATGCCGGCGAGGACGACGGTGGCCGGACCGGTGAGCGACGACTTGCCGATGTCGCGTACCGGGCGGCGGGTGGTCTCGGTGAAGTACCCGGTCAGCTGCTGGATCAGGGCGGCCAGCACGATGCCGATGGCGACGGCGACCAGCGCGAGGATGCGCGGGTCTCCCTCGTGGCCCCTGATCGCGGGCTCGGTGACTCCGCTCAGCTCGGCGTACGACGACGGCAGGTAGGCGAACACCGCCGCGGCCACCAGGGCCAGCGAGATCACCGCGGAGATGAAGAAGCCGCGGTTGATGGCGGACATCCCGCTGCGGTCGGCGCGCCGCGGGGCGACCGCGAAGATACCGATCATCGCGGTGACCACGCCGATCGCCGGAACGATCAGCGGGAAGGCCAACCCCAGATCGCCGAAGGCGGCCTTGCCCAGGATGAGGGCGGCGACGAGCGTGACGGCGTACGACTCGAAGAGGTCGGCGGCCATGCCGGCGCAGTCGCCCACGTTGTCACCGACGTTGTCCGCGATGGTCGCGGCGTTGCGCGGGTCGTCCTCGGGGATACCCTGCTCGACCTTGCCGACGAGGTCCGCTCCGACGTCCGCGGCCTTGGTGAAGATGCCGCCACCGACACGCATGAACATGGCGATCAGAGCGGCGCCGAGGCCGAAGCCCTCCAGGACCTTGGGGGCGTCCGCGGCGTAGACGAGGACGACGCAGGAGGCACCGAGCAGGCCGAGGCCCACCGTGAACATGCCCACCACACCGCCGGTGCGGAAGGCGATCTTCATTGCCTTGTGCGCGACGGCCGTCAGATCCTTCGCCGGCTCGCCTTCAGCCGGGGTCGCCTCACGCGCCGCCGCGGCCACGCGCACATTCGCGCGTACCGCGAGGCGCATGCCGATGTATCCGGTGGCGGCTGAGAACAGCGCACCCACCAGGAAGAAGACCGAACGTCCCAGTCTCTGCGACCAGTCGTCCGCCGGCAGAAGCATCAGCAGGAAGAAGACGATCACGGCAAAGATGCCGAGAGTGCGCAACTGCCGGGCCAGATAGGCGTTTGCGCCTTCCTGAACGGCTGCCGCGATCTTCTTCATGGACTCGGTGCCTTCACCGGCTGCCAGCACTTGACGCACCAGCAACTGGGCGACGACCAGCGCCGCGATCGCGACGACCGCGATGACAATTACGATCATTCTGTTGTCATCGGTGAGTACTGCGGCTGCAAGGGTAGTGGGTTCGGTCAGGGTTGGGTTGAAGAGCCCCGCCATTCGTCCTCCTTGACGTTCAGAGCTCAAGATGTGGACGGATTGTAGGGAGCGGAACCTGATCAAAACAGTGCGCGACAAATGGAATTGACCTTCGTCCGCTCCTCAGCAAATGATCGCGCCTCGGGATTGCCCCCGAAAGCGGTAATGGGGCAAAAGCATTGACACTTGATCAATGATCTAGGGAAATGAAAAAGGCCCTGCTCAGCAGGGCCTCTCAGTAAGGTGGGCGCGGATGCCGCCGTCAGCGCGGCGCGCCAGGGGCGGTCATCGGGTCATGACACGATCGTGGCCGGATTCGTCGGCCAGGTCATCCGGATGACACCTCCGTGCTCGCCCGTCGTCACCGCCACGTCGTCGACGAGACCGCTGATCACCGCGAGCCCCATCTGGTCCCGCCCGTCGGCATCCTCGTGGTCGTCACCGGAACCGGAGCCGTGCTTCCCGGCCTCGGCTCCCGAGGGGACGCCGGACACGGGCACCTCGTCGCCGACCTCGATCGAGAAGGACTTCTCCTCCTCGGTGAGCAGGACGCGCACGGGAGCCGTGACGCCATGACTGCGGTGCAGCCCGACGGCACGACTGCACGCCTCGCCGACGGCGAGCCTGACCTCGTCCAGCACCGCCTCGTCCACCCCTGCCCGCCGCGCTACGGCCGCTGCCACGAGGCGGGCCGTCCTGACGTGCTCGGGCTGAGCACTGAAGCGGAGTTCAACGGTGGCCATGCGGTCCCCCTCGACGTACGAGCGTGCGAGCGTGCTTCTCGAGGGCACCGGGCCGACGCCCGGCACCCTGGCCTTCCTCCGGACTCCCCGGAGCCTCCGAACACGTCGGAGCCCCCGGGGAACCCCCGCGGCGACTCAGTCGGTCGCCGCGACGGCCTCGTCGACCGTGGTGTGGATGGGGAACACCTTGGTCAGACCAGTGATCCGGAAGATCTTGAGAATGCGCTCCTGGTTGCAGACCAGGCGCAGCGAGCCTTCATGCGCACGTACGCGCTTCAGACCGCCCACGAGCACGCCGAGGCCGGTCGAGTCGAGGAAGTCCACGCCCTCCATGTCGACAACCAGGTGGTAGCTGCCGTCGTTCACCAACTCGACCAACTGCTCGCGCAGCTTGGGCGCGGTATACACATCAATCTCGCCACCGACCTCGACGACCGTGCGGTCGCCGCCAGGGCCGGACACATTGCGAGTCGACAGGGACAGGTCCACGGATCCTCCAGCACCTTGCTATCGAGCGGTCGCCCCTCGGTCTCCCCGGCGGAGCCAGGGGACGGATCGCCAGCCGCGATGGCATTCAATCACTTACCAGCAGCCATGCACGACGCCTTGGGACCATTGTCCGTCACGCCGGTGACACACTCGGTCCCGATGGCCATGAATCACCGACCCAGACGCCCCGCCGAGAGCGGGGAAACCAGCCCCTCCCCCGGTACGGTCCTCGACCGGCTCACCGCAGGGGCGGGCCGGGCTGCGCGCATCACTCATACGGAGCACTTGCCCCCCAGGCCCGGCCGCCATGCAGTCTGGCCGCACCGTATCCGCGCGGAAGTGATCAACGCCATCCAGCAGGCCGGAATCGAACACCCCTGGGCCCACCAGGCGGCCGCCGCCGAGCACGCCCTGGACGGCGAGTCGGTCGTGATCGCCACCGGAACCGCGTCCGGCAAGTCGCTCGCCTACCTCGCGCCGGTCCTCAGCACCCTGCTGGACGGCTCGGAGGCGCCCAACGGACGGGGCACCACCGCCCTCTACCTGGCTCCGACGAAGGCCCTCGCCGCCGACCAGCGCCGCGCCGTGAAGGAGCTCGCGTCGCCACTCGGCAACCGGGTGCGACCGGCCGTGTACGACGGTGACACCCCCGTCGAGGAGCGGGAGTGGGTCCGCCAGTACGCGAACTACGTCCTGACCAACCCGGACATGCTGCACCGGGGCATACTCCCGTCACATCCCCGCTGGTCCTCCTTCCTGCGTTCCCTGCGCTACGTCGTGATCGACGAGTGCCACACCTACCGCGGGGTCTTCGGGTCCCACGTCGCCCAGGTGCTCCGCCGGCTGCGCCGGGTGTGCGCCCGCTACGACGCGCATCCGGTGTTCCTCCTGGCCTCGGCTACGGCCGCCGACCCCGCCGTCGCCGCCGGCCGTCTGACCGGCCTTCCCGTCACCGAGGTCTCGGACGACGCCTCGCCCCGCGGTGAGCTCGTCTTCGCGCTCTGGGAGCCGCCGCTCACCGAGCTGCACGGCGAGAAGGGGGCCCCCGTCCGCCGTACGGCCACTGCGGAGACAGCGGACCTCCTGACCGACCTGACCGTCCAGGGCGTCCGCACGGTCGCCTTCGTGCGCTCGCGGCGTGGCGCCGAGCTGATCTCGGTCATCAGCCAGCAGCGCCTCGCCGAGGTGGACCGGGCCCTCGCACGGCGTGTCGCCGCGTACCGGGGCGGTTACCTGCCCGAGGAACGTCGCGCCCTGGAGCGTGCCCTGCACTCGGGCGAACTGCTCGGGCTGGCCGCCACCACCGCCCTGGAACTGGGCGTCGACGTGTCCGGCCTGGACGCGGTCCTGATCTCCGGCTACCCCGGTACCCGCGCCTCGCTCTGGCAGCAGGCGGGCCGCGCCGGCCGCTCGGGACAGGGTGCCCTCGCGGTGCTGGTCGCCCGCGACGACCCGCTGGACACCTTCCTCGTCCACCATCCCGAGGCGCTGTTCCGGCAGCCCGTGGAGTCGACCGTCCTCGACCCGGACAACCCCTACGTCCTGGCACCGCACCTCTGCGCGGCCGCTGCGGAGCTGCCCCTGACGGAGCGGGACCTGGAGCTGTTCGGCCCGGCCGTCCCCGGGCTGCTGCCGCAGCTG
The genomic region above belongs to Streptomyces marianii and contains:
- a CDS encoding ATP-binding protein, with product MATVELRFSAQPEHVRTARLVAAAVARRAGVDEAVLDEVRLAVGEACSRAVGLHRSHGVTAPVRVLLTEEEKSFSIEVGDEVPVSGVPSGAEAGKHGSGSGDDHEDADGRDQMGLAVISGLVDDVAVTTGEHGGVIRMTWPTNPATIVS
- a CDS encoding sodium-translocating pyrophosphatase; this translates as MAGLFNPTLTEPTTLAAAVLTDDNRMIVIVIAVVAIAALVVAQLLVRQVLAAGEGTESMKKIAAAVQEGANAYLARQLRTLGIFAVIVFFLLMLLPADDWSQRLGRSVFFLVGALFSAATGYIGMRLAVRANVRVAAAAREATPAEGEPAKDLTAVAHKAMKIAFRTGGVVGMFTVGLGLLGASCVVLVYAADAPKVLEGFGLGAALIAMFMRVGGGIFTKAADVGADLVGKVEQGIPEDDPRNAATIADNVGDNVGDCAGMAADLFESYAVTLVAALILGKAAFGDLGLAFPLIVPAIGVVTAMIGIFAVAPRRADRSGMSAINRGFFISAVISLALVAAAVFAYLPSSYAELSGVTEPAIRGHEGDPRILALVAVAIGIVLAALIQQLTGYFTETTRRPVRDIGKSSLTGPATVVLAGISIGLESAVYTALLIGLGVYGAFLLGGTSIMLALFAVALAGTGLLTTVGVIVAMDTFGPVSDNAQGIAEMSGDVEGAGAQVLTDLDAVGNTTKAITKGIAIATAVLAAAALFGSYRDAIATAVAEVSAKAGEMGLSLDISQPNNLVGLVLGSAVVFLFSGLAINAVSRSAGSVVFEVRRQFREHPGIMDYSEKPEYGRVVDICTKDALRELATPGLLAVMAPIAVGFTLGVGALGSYLAGAIGTGTLMAVFLANSGGAWDNAKKLVEDGHHGGKGSEAHAATVIGDTVGDPFKDTAGPAINPLLKVMNLVALLIAPAVVQFSYGDDANAGVRAVIATLAILVIVGAVYISKRRSVAVGDEDNAAERSSKSPDPAVVSQ
- a CDS encoding DEAD/DEAH box helicase, translated to MAFNHLPAAMHDALGPLSVTPVTHSVPMAMNHRPRRPAESGETSPSPGTVLDRLTAGAGRAARITHTEHLPPRPGRHAVWPHRIRAEVINAIQQAGIEHPWAHQAAAAEHALDGESVVIATGTASGKSLAYLAPVLSTLLDGSEAPNGRGTTALYLAPTKALAADQRRAVKELASPLGNRVRPAVYDGDTPVEEREWVRQYANYVLTNPDMLHRGILPSHPRWSSFLRSLRYVVIDECHTYRGVFGSHVAQVLRRLRRVCARYDAHPVFLLASATAADPAVAAGRLTGLPVTEVSDDASPRGELVFALWEPPLTELHGEKGAPVRRTATAETADLLTDLTVQGVRTVAFVRSRRGAELISVISQQRLAEVDRALARRVAAYRGGYLPEERRALERALHSGELLGLAATTALELGVDVSGLDAVLISGYPGTRASLWQQAGRAGRSGQGALAVLVARDDPLDTFLVHHPEALFRQPVESTVLDPDNPYVLAPHLCAAAAELPLTERDLELFGPAVPGLLPQLESAGLLRRRTAGWYWTRRERAADLTDIRGEGGRPVQIVEAATGRLLGTVDEPAAHTAVHDGAVHLHQGRTYLVKRLDLDDSVALVEEANPPYSTTARDTTSISVLETDTEIPWGAGRLCYGSVEVTNQVVSFLRRRLITGEVLGETKLDLPPRTLRTRAVWWTVTEDQLDSARVNPEQLGGALHAAEHASIGLLPLFATCDRWDIGGVSVPLHPDTLLPTVFVYDGHPGGAGFAERAFHTAREWLGATLAAIASCECEAGCPSCIQSPKCGNGNDPLHKRAAVRLLTVLLRDAPGAPGAGSPDSRRAPGREAESTGGPPGRQGGPASAQDPAPGAPAKPERRDLPEAPEA
- a CDS encoding STAS domain-containing protein; this encodes MDLSLSTRNVSGPGGDRTVVEVGGEIDVYTAPKLREQLVELVNDGSYHLVVDMEGVDFLDSTGLGVLVGGLKRVRAHEGSLRLVCNQERILKIFRITGLTKVFPIHTTVDEAVAATD